In Pseudomonas poae, a single genomic region encodes these proteins:
- a CDS encoding cytochrome c5 family protein produces MTRWLLAIGVLIPLYSAQATQDPEAVYNRVCVACHAGQLPNAPKRGDPAAWAPRLAQGMDTLVQHVTQGFKAMPPRGLCMDCSTEDYQAVIELMVSKPGR; encoded by the coding sequence ATGACCAGATGGTTGCTCGCTATCGGTGTCCTGATTCCGCTTTACAGCGCTCAGGCTACACAGGATCCGGAGGCGGTGTACAACCGAGTTTGCGTGGCTTGCCATGCCGGCCAGCTGCCCAACGCCCCCAAACGGGGTGACCCGGCAGCCTGGGCGCCAAGATTGGCGCAAGGCATGGACACGTTGGTCCAACACGTGACCCAGGGTTTCAAGGCAATGCCGCCGCGTGGTTTGTGCATGGACTGCAGTACTGAGGATTACCAGGCCGTCATTGAGTTGATGGTGAGTAAACCCGGTAGATAA
- a CDS encoding thiol:disulfide interchange protein DsbA/DsbL yields the protein MRNLILSAALVTASLFGMTAQAADVPLEAGKTYVELANPVPVAVPGKIEVVELFWYGCPHCYAFEPTINPWVEKLPSDVNFKRIPAMFGGPWDAHGQLFLTLEAMGVEHKVHNAVFNAIQKEGKRLTKPDEMADFVATQGVDKDKFLATFNSFAIQGQIKQAKELAQKYGVQGVPTMIVNGKYRFDLGTTGGPEATLNVADQLIAKERAAK from the coding sequence ATGCGTAATCTGATCCTCAGCGCCGCTCTCGTCACTGCCAGCCTCTTCGGCATGACTGCACAAGCTGCCGACGTGCCGCTTGAAGCCGGTAAAACCTACGTCGAACTGGCTAACCCGGTTCCGGTTGCGGTGCCTGGCAAGATCGAAGTGGTGGAGCTGTTCTGGTACGGCTGCCCGCATTGCTACGCTTTTGAGCCGACCATTAACCCTTGGGTCGAAAAACTGCCTTCCGACGTAAACTTCAAGCGCATCCCCGCCATGTTCGGTGGCCCTTGGGATGCCCACGGCCAACTGTTCCTGACCCTGGAAGCCATGGGTGTAGAGCACAAGGTCCACAACGCCGTGTTCAACGCGATCCAGAAAGAAGGCAAGCGCCTGACCAAGCCGGACGAAATGGCTGACTTCGTGGCGACCCAGGGTGTAGACAAGGACAAGTTCCTGGCCACCTTCAACTCCTTCGCGATCCAGGGTCAGATCAAGCAGGCCAAGGAACTGGCGCAGAAGTACGGCGTGCAGGGCGTACCGACCATGATCGTCAACGGTAAGTACCGTTTTGACCTGGGCACCACCGGTGGTCCGGAAGCGACCCTCAACGTGGCTGACCAGCTGATCGCCAAAGAGCGTGCAGCGAAGTAA
- a CDS encoding EEP domain-containing protein, which produces MRRWGTERVVGLHDPQVNEHHLESTGLPADSRLRLLSFNIQVGISTEKYRHYLTRGWQHLLPHTGRAGNLQKIGNLLNDFDLVALQEADGGSIRSGYINQVEHLAQLGAFPYWYQQLNRNLGRLAQHSNGVLSRLKPTAIEDHPLPGPKGRGAILVRFGEGPEALVVVMMHLALGARTRTMQLAYIRELIGTYKHQVLMGDMNTHASDLLQNSPLRDLGLLAPQAEATFPSWRPQRCLDHILLSPTLTLESVQVLAQPISDHLPVAVEIRLPGSLTADALPALSPGPRGPLA; this is translated from the coding sequence ATGCGCCGCTGGGGTACCGAACGTGTCGTTGGTCTGCATGATCCGCAGGTCAACGAACATCACCTGGAATCCACAGGCCTGCCAGCGGACAGCCGCCTGCGCCTGCTGAGCTTCAACATCCAGGTGGGCATCAGTACCGAGAAGTACCGGCACTACCTCACCCGTGGCTGGCAGCACCTGCTGCCCCACACTGGGCGTGCCGGCAACCTGCAAAAAATCGGCAACCTGTTGAATGATTTCGACCTGGTCGCCCTGCAGGAAGCTGACGGCGGCAGCATACGCTCCGGCTACATCAACCAGGTGGAGCATCTGGCCCAGCTAGGTGCTTTCCCTTACTGGTATCAGCAACTCAATCGCAACCTCGGGCGCCTGGCGCAGCACAGCAATGGCGTGCTCAGCCGCTTGAAACCAACCGCTATCGAAGATCACCCGTTGCCAGGCCCCAAGGGGCGTGGCGCGATCCTCGTGCGCTTTGGTGAAGGCCCTGAGGCCTTGGTGGTGGTGATGATGCACTTGGCGCTGGGTGCGCGCACCCGCACCATGCAGTTGGCTTACATCCGTGAGCTGATTGGTACTTACAAGCACCAGGTGCTGATGGGTGACATGAACACCCATGCCAGCGACCTGCTGCAGAATTCCCCGTTGCGCGACCTCGGGCTACTGGCGCCGCAAGCCGAAGCCACGTTTCCCAGTTGGCGTCCGCAACGTTGTCTTGACCATATCCTGCTCAGTCCAACCCTCACACTCGAGAGTGTGCAGGTGCTGGCGCAGCCTATCTCCGATCACCTGCCGGTCGCGGTAGAGATTCGTCTGCCGGGTTCGCTCACGGCTGATGCATTACCCGCGTTGAGCCCAGGCCCTCGCGGACCCCTTGCATGA
- a CDS encoding DUF1328 domain-containing protein: protein MLSWAITFLIIAIVAAVLGFGGIAGTATGIAKILFVVFLVMFIASFFFGRRGRG from the coding sequence ATGTTGAGTTGGGCAATCACATTTCTGATCATCGCCATTGTGGCTGCAGTCCTGGGCTTCGGTGGTATCGCGGGCACCGCCACGGGTATCGCCAAGATTCTCTTTGTCGTCTTCCTGGTGATGTTCATCGCTTCGTTCTTCTTTGGCCGTCGCGGCCGAGGCTGA
- the gltP gene encoding glutamate/aspartate:proton symporter GltP: MKKAKLSLAWQILIGLVLGIAIGAVLNHFSAEKAWWISNVLQPAGDIFIRLIKMIVIPIVISSLIVGIAGVGDAKKLGRIGVKTILYFEVVTTIAIVVGLLLANLFHPGAGIDMSTLGTVDISKYTATAAEVQHEHAFIQTILNLIPSNIFAAVARGEMLPIIFFSVLFGLGLSSLKPELREPLVNMFQGVSESMFKVTHMIMKYAPIGVFALIAVTVANFGFASLLPLAKLVILVYVAILFFAFVVLGLIARLFGFSVIKLMRIFKDELVLAYSTASSETVLPRVIEKMEAYGAPKAICSFVVPTGYSFNLDGSTLYQSIAAIFIAQLYGIDLSIGQQLMLVLTLMVTSKGIAGVPGVSFVVLLATLGSVGIPLEGLAFIAGVDRVMDMARTALNVIGNALAVLVIARWEGMYDDAKGERYWNSLPHWRTKTALPAGETSRG, translated from the coding sequence ATGAAGAAGGCAAAGCTAAGCCTCGCCTGGCAGATCCTCATCGGTTTGGTGCTCGGGATCGCAATCGGTGCAGTGCTCAACCATTTCAGTGCTGAAAAGGCCTGGTGGATCAGCAATGTGTTGCAGCCAGCGGGCGATATCTTTATCCGCCTGATCAAGATGATCGTGATCCCGATTGTGATCTCCTCGCTGATCGTCGGCATTGCCGGTGTCGGTGACGCGAAGAAGCTCGGGCGTATCGGCGTCAAAACCATCCTTTACTTCGAAGTGGTCACCACCATCGCCATCGTGGTTGGTTTGTTGTTGGCCAATCTGTTCCACCCAGGCGCTGGCATCGACATGAGTACCTTGGGTACCGTCGATATTTCCAAGTACACCGCTACTGCGGCGGAAGTGCAGCATGAGCATGCGTTCATCCAGACCATCCTCAACCTGATCCCATCGAATATCTTCGCCGCCGTTGCCCGGGGCGAAATGCTGCCGATCATCTTCTTCTCGGTGCTGTTCGGCCTGGGTCTGTCGAGCCTCAAGCCTGAGCTGCGCGAGCCGCTGGTGAACATGTTCCAGGGCGTGTCCGAGAGCATGTTCAAAGTCACCCACATGATCATGAAGTACGCCCCGATCGGCGTTTTCGCACTGATCGCGGTGACCGTGGCCAACTTCGGTTTCGCCTCCTTGTTGCCACTGGCCAAGCTGGTGATTCTGGTTTACGTCGCCATCCTGTTCTTCGCCTTTGTGGTTCTGGGCCTGATCGCGCGCCTGTTCGGCTTCTCGGTGATCAAGCTGATGCGCATCTTCAAGGATGAGCTGGTACTGGCTTACTCCACCGCCAGCTCCGAGACCGTGCTGCCGCGCGTGATCGAGAAGATGGAAGCCTACGGCGCGCCGAAGGCGATCTGCAGCTTCGTGGTGCCAACTGGCTACTCGTTCAACCTCGACGGCTCGACCCTGTACCAGAGCATCGCCGCGATCTTCATCGCGCAGTTGTATGGCATCGACCTGTCGATTGGCCAGCAACTGATGCTGGTGCTGACCCTGATGGTCACCTCCAAAGGCATCGCCGGTGTGCCGGGTGTGTCCTTCGTGGTGCTGTTGGCCACCCTGGGCAGCGTGGGCATTCCGCTGGAAGGCCTGGCGTTCATCGCCGGTGTCGACCGTGTCATGGACATGGCGCGTACCGCCCTGAACGTGATCGGCAATGCGCTGGCCGTGTTGGTTATCGCACGTTGGGAAGGCATGTACGACGACGCCAAGGGCGAGCGCTACTGGAACTCCCTGCCACACTGGCGCACCAAGACTGCACTGCCAGCCGGCGAGACCAGCCGCGGCTAA
- a CDS encoding Na/Pi cotransporter family protein, with protein sequence MLTLLNLLSAVTLLIWGTHIVRTGILRVYGSNLRQVIGQNMSKRWLAFVAGILVTAMVQSSNATAMLVTSFVGQGLMGLTPALATMLGADVGTALMARVLTFDLSWLSPLLIFLGVIFFLSRKQTRAGQMGRVGIGLGLIILALQLIVEAAGPITHAQGVKVIFASLTGDILLDALVGALFAMISYSSLAAVLLTATLAGAGVIGLHVAIGLVIGANIGSGVLAFLSTNMQNAAGRQVALGSLLYKLIGLLLIIPVLDPLVRWMDGLDYSAQGMVITFHLLYNVTRCLILLPTIGPMSRLCAWLLPEQPEANGKAKPRHLDPTALDTPSLALANAARETLRLGDLIDNMLTSMQEVLRGKQTAITQEMRSLSDDVEALYSAIKLYLAQMPREDLSEQDSRRWAEIIELSINLKLAGDLIERMLRKVQQQKTSQRRQFSEVGLEELSGLHSQLIANLRLGLSVFLSADPESARQLLREKRRFRAQERRLAHAHVSRLQRKIVQSLETSSLHLELIADMKRLNSLFCSSAYVVLETSDTGALSAEDIADITHSP encoded by the coding sequence CCTGCGGGTCTACGGTTCCAACTTGCGCCAAGTCATCGGGCAGAACATGTCCAAGCGCTGGCTGGCCTTTGTCGCCGGTATCCTGGTGACGGCCATGGTGCAGAGCAGCAACGCCACGGCCATGCTGGTCACTTCATTCGTCGGCCAAGGCCTGATGGGGCTGACGCCCGCCCTGGCAACCATGCTCGGTGCCGATGTCGGTACGGCGCTGATGGCGCGGGTGCTGACGTTTGACCTGTCATGGCTGTCACCGCTGCTGATCTTTCTCGGGGTGATTTTCTTCCTGTCGCGCAAACAGACGCGGGCAGGGCAGATGGGCCGGGTCGGGATCGGCCTGGGCTTGATCATTCTGGCCCTGCAATTGATTGTCGAAGCCGCGGGTCCGATTACCCACGCCCAGGGGGTCAAAGTTATCTTCGCTTCGCTGACCGGCGATATCTTGCTGGATGCCTTGGTCGGTGCGCTGTTCGCGATGATTTCCTACTCCAGCCTGGCCGCCGTGCTGCTGACCGCCACGCTGGCCGGTGCCGGTGTGATCGGTTTGCACGTGGCCATCGGCCTGGTGATCGGCGCCAACATCGGCAGCGGCGTGCTGGCGTTTCTTAGCACCAATATGCAAAACGCCGCCGGTCGCCAGGTTGCCCTCGGCAGTCTGCTGTACAAACTGATCGGCCTGTTGCTGATCATCCCGGTACTCGACCCCCTCGTACGCTGGATGGACGGTTTGGACTACAGCGCCCAAGGCATGGTCATTACCTTCCACCTGCTCTACAACGTCACCCGCTGCCTGATCCTACTGCCGACCATCGGCCCCATGTCACGCCTGTGTGCCTGGCTGCTGCCAGAACAACCGGAAGCCAACGGCAAGGCCAAGCCGCGCCACCTGGACCCCACAGCACTCGACACACCAAGCCTGGCCCTGGCCAACGCCGCCCGGGAAACCCTGCGCCTGGGCGACCTGATCGACAACATGCTGACCTCGATGCAGGAAGTCCTGCGCGGCAAACAAACTGCCATCACCCAGGAGATGCGCAGTCTCAGCGACGACGTCGAAGCGCTCTACAGTGCGATCAAGCTCTACCTGGCGCAAATGCCCCGCGAAGACCTCAGTGAACAGGACAGCCGCCGCTGGGCCGAGATCATCGAGTTGTCGATCAACCTCAAGCTGGCCGGTGACCTGATCGAACGCATGCTGCGCAAGGTCCAGCAGCAGAAAACCTCCCAGCGCCGCCAATTCTCCGAAGTCGGCCTGGAAGAGCTCAGTGGCCTGCACAGCCAATTGATCGCCAACCTGCGGCTGGGGCTGTCGGTATTCCTCAGCGCGGACCCGGAAAGCGCGCGCCAATTACTGCGCGAGAAACGCCGTTTCCGTGCCCAGGAACGGCGTCTGGCCCACGCCCACGTCAGCCGCCTGCAGCGCAAAATCGTCCAGAGCCTGGAGACCAGCTCCCTACACCTGGAACTGATTGCCGACATGAAACGCCTCAACTCGTTGTTTTGCAGCAGTGCTTATGTAGTGTTGGAAACGTCCGACACCGGCGCACTCTCCGCCGAAGATATTGCCGACATCACACATTCGCCCTGA
- a CDS encoding ABC transporter, translated as MKRAYQMIAPVVLVLISACSILPKPDPSDVYRLASAQTTSQGTPVAWSLRVNKPQSSEFLDSPRIAVVPNGDLISSYANSRWSDPSPVLLRNRFMDGFQRDGRVTLLSTDESNLQADYELGGQLQAFQSEYHGSAVEVVIRLDARLVRGSDQRIIASRRFEVHQPVGDTKVPAVVAGFGQAGDQLNKQVVEWVVQQGNGAVKR; from the coding sequence ATGAAGCGTGCTTACCAAATGATCGCCCCTGTGGTACTGGTATTGATCAGTGCCTGCTCGATCCTGCCCAAGCCCGACCCGTCGGATGTGTACCGCCTGGCGTCGGCCCAGACCACCAGCCAAGGCACACCCGTGGCCTGGTCGCTGCGCGTGAACAAGCCGCAGAGCAGCGAATTCCTCGACAGCCCGCGCATTGCCGTAGTGCCCAATGGCGACCTGATCAGCAGCTACGCGAATTCACGTTGGAGCGACCCGTCACCGGTGCTGTTGCGCAACCGCTTTATGGATGGCTTCCAGCGTGATGGGCGGGTGACATTGCTGAGCACCGACGAAAGCAACCTGCAGGCCGACTATGAGTTGGGCGGGCAGTTGCAGGCGTTCCAGAGTGAATATCACGGCAGTGCCGTGGAGGTGGTGATTCGCTTGGACGCGCGACTGGTGCGCGGGAGTGATCAGCGGATTATTGCCAGCCGGCGGTTCGAAGTGCACCAGCCGGTGGGGGACACCAAAGTGCCGGCGGTGGTGGCTGGGTTTGGACAGGCTGGGGATCAGTTGAATAAACAGGTGGTGGAGTGGGTGGTGCAGCAGGGTAATGGTGCTGTGAAACGCTGA
- a CDS encoding N-acetylmuramoyl-L-alanine amidase, with the protein MLCFAFLFLLLAGCASGPRLDTSHPSVNHDNRVQFVIVHYTSTNLERSLALLTHGQVSSHYLIGDDASGTIYKLVDESQRAWHAGESEWMGRTWLNSSSIGIEIVNPGYRDTPTGRVWYPYSESQVQSLVVLLKDISKRNGIDPKNIIGHSDIAPLRKLDPGPLFPWKRLAAEGLGVWPDAQAVARFQVQYASELPSITWFQEELARLGYQTPQTGELDVATRHVIAAFQMHFRPSLFDGTPDAESAAILRALNRS; encoded by the coding sequence ATCCTTTGCTTCGCCTTTTTGTTTCTTCTGCTCGCCGGCTGCGCCAGCGGTCCTCGCCTGGACACCAGCCACCCCTCGGTGAACCATGACAACCGCGTGCAGTTCGTTATCGTCCACTACACCTCCACCAACCTCGAACGCTCCCTGGCCCTGCTTACCCACGGCCAAGTCAGCAGCCATTATCTGATCGGCGACGACGCCTCAGGCACCATCTACAAGCTGGTCGACGAAAGCCAGCGCGCCTGGCATGCGGGGGAAAGCGAGTGGATGGGCCGCACCTGGCTCAACTCCAGCTCCATCGGCATCGAAATCGTCAACCCAGGCTACCGTGATACGCCCACCGGCCGCGTGTGGTACCCGTACTCGGAGTCGCAGGTGCAGTCGCTGGTGGTGTTGCTCAAGGACATCAGCAAACGCAATGGCATCGATCCCAAGAACATCATCGGCCACAGCGACATCGCACCGTTGCGCAAGCTAGACCCGGGCCCGTTGTTCCCGTGGAAGCGTCTGGCGGCTGAAGGGCTAGGCGTTTGGCCGGATGCGCAAGCCGTTGCGCGGTTCCAGGTGCAATACGCCAGCGAGTTGCCGAGCATCACCTGGTTCCAGGAAGAGTTGGCGCGCCTGGGCTACCAGACGCCGCAGACCGGTGAATTGGATGTCGCCACGCGCCATGTGATTGCGGCATTCCAGATGCACTTCCGGCCTTCGCTGTTCGATGGCACGCCAGATGCGGAGAGTGCCGCGATCCTGCGCGCGTTGAATCGCAGTTAA
- a CDS encoding ABC transporter ATP-binding protein, producing the protein MSRLHRAPTEAVIEVRGLCNRFGSQSVHENLDLDLYKGEILAVVGGSGSGKSVLLRSIVGLRRPSEGEVRVFGKNLPSLSEHERSLVERRFGVLFQKGALFSSLTVTENVALPLIEHAGLSRRDAEHLAAVKLALAGLPLSAADKYPASLSGGMIKRAALARALALDPDILFLDEPTAGLDPIGAAQFDQLILTLRDALGLSVFLVTHDLDTLYTITDRVAVLAQKKVLVADAIDVVSETDDAWIHEYFHGPRGRAALDAAQPLNEV; encoded by the coding sequence GTGAGTCGCCTACACCGAGCGCCCACTGAGGCGGTGATTGAAGTGCGCGGCCTGTGCAATCGCTTTGGCAGCCAGAGCGTGCACGAGAATCTCGACCTGGATTTGTACAAAGGCGAGATCCTGGCAGTGGTCGGCGGCTCGGGCAGCGGCAAGTCGGTGCTGCTGCGCAGCATCGTCGGGTTGCGCCGGCCCAGCGAAGGCGAGGTGCGGGTGTTCGGCAAGAACCTGCCGAGCCTGTCGGAACACGAGCGCTCACTGGTGGAACGGCGCTTCGGCGTGCTGTTCCAGAAGGGCGCGTTGTTTTCCTCGCTGACCGTCACCGAAAACGTCGCGCTTCCGCTGATCGAACACGCCGGCCTCAGCCGCCGCGATGCCGAGCACTTGGCAGCGGTCAAGCTGGCCCTGGCGGGGCTGCCGTTGTCGGCCGCCGATAAATACCCGGCCTCGCTGTCCGGCGGCATGATCAAGCGCGCCGCGCTTGCTCGCGCCCTGGCCTTGGACCCGGACATCCTGTTTCTTGACGAACCCACCGCCGGCCTCGATCCAATTGGCGCGGCGCAGTTCGACCAACTGATCCTGACCCTGCGCGATGCGTTGGGCCTGAGCGTGTTCCTGGTCACCCACGACCTGGACACGCTGTACACCATCACCGACCGCGTGGCGGTGCTGGCGCAGAAGAAAGTGCTGGTGGCAGATGCCATCGATGTCGTCTCGGAAACCGACGACGCCTGGATTCACGAATATTTCCACGGCCCCCGTGGCCGCGCGGCATTGGATGCCGCTCAACCGCTCAACGAGGTATGA
- a CDS encoding DUF2782 domain-containing protein, with product MRTVNRLLLTGLIALTPIVALAADTAPSGDPEVTIRTEGDKTIQEYRQNGFLYAIKVTQKGFPPYFLVRADGTDANFIRSDQPDMLIPSWKIFEWK from the coding sequence ATGCGTACAGTAAATCGCCTGTTGTTGACCGGCTTGATTGCACTCACTCCGATCGTGGCCTTGGCGGCAGATACTGCGCCCTCGGGCGACCCGGAAGTTACCATTCGCACGGAAGGCGACAAGACCATTCAGGAATACCGCCAGAATGGCTTCCTGTACGCGATCAAGGTGACGCAGAAAGGCTTTCCGCCGTACTTCCTGGTACGCGCGGACGGAACCGATGCGAACTTCATCCGCTCTGACCAGCCGGATATGCTGATCCCGTCATGGAAGATCTTCGAATGGAAATGA
- a CDS encoding MCE family protein: METRAHHVMIGLFSVIVVVGAMLFGLWLAKSSVDSAFQDYEVVFNEAVSGLSQGSSVQYSGIKVGDVTSLRLDPKDPRRVLARIRLSGQTPIKEDTQAKLALTGITGTSIIQLSGGTPQSPELKGKDGNLPEIIASPSPIARLLNNSNDLMTSINLLLHNANRMFSHENVDRLSNTLDNLQQTTGAIAEQRGDIKVVMQQLMQVSKQASAALEQTTVLMRNANGLLNDQGKQAFGSAEQAMKSLEQSTATINTLLTNNKDSVNSGMQGLNELAPAVRELRETLGSLRAISRRLEANPSGYLLGSDKNKEFTP, translated from the coding sequence ATGGAAACCCGAGCCCATCATGTGATGATCGGTCTGTTCAGCGTAATCGTGGTGGTCGGCGCAATGCTGTTTGGCCTGTGGCTGGCCAAATCCAGCGTCGACAGCGCCTTCCAGGACTACGAGGTGGTGTTCAACGAGGCGGTCAGCGGCCTGTCCCAGGGCAGTTCGGTGCAGTACAGCGGGATCAAGGTGGGCGACGTCACCAGCCTGCGCCTGGACCCCAAGGACCCGCGCCGTGTGCTGGCGCGCATCCGCTTGTCGGGGCAGACGCCGATCAAGGAAGACACCCAAGCCAAGCTCGCCCTGACCGGCATCACCGGTACCTCGATCATCCAGCTCAGCGGCGGCACGCCACAAAGCCCGGAACTCAAGGGCAAGGACGGCAACCTGCCGGAAATCATCGCCTCGCCATCACCCATCGCACGCCTGCTCAACAACAGCAACGACCTGATGACCAGCATCAACCTGCTGCTGCATAACGCCAACCGCATGTTCTCCCACGAGAACGTCGACCGCTTGAGCAACACACTCGACAACTTGCAACAAACCACCGGTGCCATCGCCGAGCAGCGTGGCGACATTAAAGTGGTGATGCAGCAACTGATGCAGGTAAGCAAACAGGCCAGTGCGGCCCTGGAACAGACCACCGTGCTGATGCGCAACGCCAACGGCCTGCTCAACGACCAGGGCAAGCAAGCCTTCGGCAGCGCCGAGCAGGCCATGAAGTCCCTTGAACAAAGCACCGCCACCATCAACACCTTGCTGACCAATAACAAGGACTCGGTGAACAGCGGCATGCAGGGCCTCAACGAACTGGCGCCGGCCGTGCGCGAACTGCGTGAAACCCTCGGTTCGCTGCGCGCCATCTCCCGCCGCCTGGAAGCCAACCCCAGCGGTTACCTGCTGGGCAGCGACAAGAACAAGGAGTTCACGCCATGA
- a CDS encoding sigma-54-dependent Fis family transcriptional regulator → MESAKELQGRILLVDDESAILRTFRYCLEDEGYTVATANSAAQADALMQRQVFDLCFLDLRLGEDNGLDVLAQMRIQAPWMRVVIVTAHSAVDTAVDAIQAGAADYLVKPCSPDQLRLATAKQLEVRQLSARLEALEGEVRQPKDGLDSHSPAMMVVLETARQVAGTDANILILGESGTGKGELARAIHGWSKRSKKSCVTINCPSLTAELMESELFGHSRGAFTGASESTLGRVNQADGGTLFLDEIGDFPLTLQPKLLRFIQDKEYERVGDPVTRRADVRILAATNLNLEDMVREGRFREDLLYRLNVITLHLPPLRERSEDILTLADRFLARFVKEYARPARGFSDEAREALLNYRWPGNIRELRNVVERASIICPQEKVEITHLGMAEQPTNNAPRIGAALSLDELEKAHIGAVLATSDTLDQAARTLGIDASTLYRKRKQYNL, encoded by the coding sequence ATGGAATCAGCCAAGGAACTTCAAGGCCGCATTCTTTTAGTGGATGACGAATCCGCGATCCTTCGCACCTTCCGCTATTGCCTGGAAGATGAAGGCTACACCGTAGCCACCGCTAACAGCGCGGCCCAGGCCGATGCGCTGATGCAACGCCAGGTGTTCGACCTGTGCTTCCTGGACCTGCGCCTGGGTGAAGACAATGGCCTGGATGTGCTGGCACAAATGCGCATCCAGGCGCCGTGGATGCGCGTGGTGATTGTCACCGCCCACTCGGCTGTCGACACCGCCGTGGATGCGATCCAGGCTGGCGCCGCTGACTACCTGGTAAAACCTTGCAGCCCGGACCAATTGCGCCTGGCCACCGCCAAGCAGTTGGAGGTACGCCAGCTATCCGCACGGCTTGAAGCACTGGAAGGCGAAGTACGCCAGCCCAAGGACGGCCTCGACTCCCACAGCCCCGCGATGATGGTGGTGCTGGAAACCGCGCGCCAGGTCGCAGGCACGGATGCCAACATTCTGATCCTGGGCGAGTCCGGTACGGGTAAGGGCGAGCTGGCCCGTGCCATTCACGGTTGGAGCAAGCGCTCGAAAAAGTCCTGCGTCACCATCAACTGCCCGTCGCTGACGGCAGAGCTGATGGAAAGCGAGTTGTTCGGCCATAGCCGTGGCGCCTTTACCGGCGCTAGCGAAAGCACCCTTGGCCGGGTCAACCAAGCGGATGGCGGCACGCTGTTTCTCGACGAGATCGGCGACTTTCCGCTCACCTTGCAACCCAAGTTGCTGCGGTTTATTCAGGACAAGGAATATGAGCGCGTGGGCGACCCGGTCACCCGTCGTGCCGACGTGCGTATCCTCGCAGCCACCAACCTGAACCTGGAAGATATGGTGCGCGAGGGTCGCTTCCGAGAAGACCTGCTGTACCGTCTCAACGTGATCACCCTGCACCTGCCTCCGTTGCGCGAGCGCAGCGAAGACATCCTGACCCTGGCCGATCGCTTCCTGGCGCGTTTCGTCAAAGAATACGCACGACCCGCACGTGGTTTCAGCGATGAAGCGCGCGAAGCGCTGCTCAACTATCGCTGGCCCGGTAATATCCGTGAATTGCGCAACGTGGTGGAGCGGGCGAGCATTATCTGCCCCCAGGAAAAGGTCGAAATCACTCACCTCGGCATGGCCGAGCAGCCGACCAATAATGCCCCGCGTATCGGCGCAGCGCTGAGCCTGGATGAGCTGGAAAAAGCGCATATCGGCGCCGTGCTGGCCACCAGCGACACCTTGGACCAGGCCGCCCGTACCCTCGGTATCGACGCATCGACCCTGTACCGCAAACGCAAACAGTACAACCTGTGA